DNA from Roseimicrobium sp. ORNL1:
GCGGAACTCGCCGGAATCCAGCAGGGCCGTGCCAGAGGCGTGGACCCCAGCGTGAAGCAACCCCTCCAGGTCGAGGACATGAGCATGGCAGAACTCGCCGGCATGCAGCAGGGCCGCTCCAGGGCCATGAATCCCAACGTGAAACCAGGGAGCAATTCGCTTCCTCCAAACGACCTGGGCAATGACTCACCCGGCACGCAGACGCACACGTCCGTCCGTGATTCCTTGGGGAAGAAGCCGGAGGCCCCCAACACAGTGAAACCGGGACAGCGGACTCACGTGTAGGGGCCTATGTCAGATTCAGAGTGAGGCACGGGATGCCAATGGCAGCCTGTGAGGAGATTTGCGAGTCAGCACCATTGTTGCCTTCGCGAATACTCTTCTGGCAGGAGTTGTGCTACCACTGTCACCCTACCCTATGCAATCCTCCCCCTGGAAAGTCCTCTCCTCTCATGTCAGCGCCGGCGTACTCACAGAGGGCTGGCAGCTCAATACCATCGAAGACGCGGATGGGGATGCGCCTCGCATCTGCACCTTCGAGGTGCCAGTGACCTTTGACGCTCCCTTCTATGCCCCGCCGGTCGTGCAATTGGGCCTCACCGGGTTCGACATCGACCAGCGCGACAGCGCACGTCTCACCTTGAAGGCCG
Protein-coding regions in this window:
- a CDS encoding H-type lectin domain-containing protein yields the protein MQSSPWKVLSSHVSAGVLTEGWQLNTIEDADGDAPRICTFEVPVTFDAPFYAPPVVQLGLTGFDIDQRDSARLTLKAESITSAGFVATITTWAGTRVYGAEFQWLAIGA